DNA from uncultured Cohaesibacter sp.:
AATTCCGACCTGCGCTACATCTACCTGGTCAGGCTATCCCTGCCCGAGCGCAAGGTACTGTTCACCCTGGACACCGAGCCTCCCACCTCGACGGACTACGCCGCGCCAGGCACGGAATACGACGAAGCGCCCCCCGAACTGCGCGACATTTTCTCCCACGGCAAGGCGCAACTGGTCGGCCCCTATTCGACCGGTGGGGACGCTGGATCTCCGGCTTCGCACCAATAAAGGACGAGACCGGAGCCATCCTGGGCGTTGGTGGGCATGGACATCGCCGCCCGGAACATGGAAAAATCCGTGGCCGGCATGCGGTTCTCATGGGCATCATCATCACCTTCCTGCTTGCCGTCATCGGTGCCGGCATCGGTCTCATCATCGAGCGCAACGCACCAGTTGACCATAGCCAACGTCCACCTTCAGGAAGAAATCATCTGCGCCAGAATACCGAAGAGGCCCTTCCTGCAGGCGCGCCACACAGCCGAGGCCGCCAACTGCGCCAAGAGCGAGTTCCTGGCCGCCATGAGCCACGAGATTCGCACCCCCATGAACACCATCGTGGGCATGACGGGCCTCGCCATGGACGCAACCGGGGACGTGGAGCGCCGCGAATATCTGAGCGCCTCGCTGGAAAGCGCACACCATCTGCTCTCGCTGGTGAACGATGTCCTCGACGTCTCCCGCATCGAGGCGGGCCAAGATGGATCTGGAACGCCTGGATTTCGACCTGGCCCCGCTGGTGGAATCCGTGCGAGGACTCATGCAGACTCAGGCCAGGCTCAAGCGCCTGGCCCTGAAGACGCGCATTGCCCCAGGCACGCCCACGCAGCTGCAAGGGGACCCCACGCGCCTGCGCCAGGTGCTGGTCAATCTGGTGAGCAACGCCATCAAATTCACCGACCACGGCCGGGTGGATCTGTCCGTGGAAACCGCCCTACCCGGCACGGCGGATCAGGCCCAGGGCAACGACGCTTCAGGCGTAACCCTGCTCTTCACGGTGCGCGACACGGGCATCGGCATCTCTTCCGCGAAAGTGGACCACATTTTCAACGCCTTTTCCCAGGCGGACGGGTCCATCACGAGACTATACGGAGGGTCCGGACTGGGCCTTGCCATCTGCAAGCACATTGTCTCGCTCATGGGAGGGCGCATCTGGACGGAAAGCGTACCGGGAGAGGGCAGCACCTTTTTCTTTACCGCTCATTTCGCTCTCTGCGTCAGCATGGCCCCGGCGCTCGGGGCGCAACCACAGAGGCAACCCGACGCCGCGCCGGGCACCCCTCCTATGACCCAAAGCCTCCCGCACAGGCCCTGCGCGTCCTGCTGGTTGAGGACACCCCAGGCCAACGTGCGGCTGGCGGAAATCTATCTGCGCAAGCTGGGACACAGTTGCGTCGTGGCCAACAACGGACAGGCAGCGCTGCAGGCGCTGGCCGCAGAGCGGTTCGACGTCGTGCTCATGGACCTGGAAATGCCTGAAATGGACGGACTGGAGGCCACCCGGCGCATCCGCAGGGGCAAGGTCGCCAAGGACGTGCCCATCATCGCCATGACCGCCCACGCCCTTGTGGAATTCCGCTCCCAAAGCCATGACTCTGGCATGAACGACTACCTTACCAAGCCCCTTGCCCTGCAAGCCCTGGACGAAGCCCTGCGGCGCAATGCGCCCCATGGCGACAACACACCGGATATGCAGGCGTAATCCATCCCAGCCGTTGACACGGACCGGACGAGACAGTACCGTCGCCAGCGGTATTCGGCCCTGTCCCTACGGCGTGAAGCTCCACGGAGGATGGCATGACAAGACAACAGATTTTTTCGACACCTACCTCGGGGCGCTGTTTCGGCGCGGCAAGTCCCCTGTGCTGCCCCTGGACTATCTGCTCAAGGAAGCCGGAAAGGTGCTCAAGGGCGAGGGGGAAATGGCGCAGTTCGAAAAGACGCTGGAGGCCTTTGTGGCTGACGGGCGCATAATCAAATCGGACGAAGGCTACGCCCTCTCATCCTGACGCCTCCTTCCCTTCGGCCCTGCGTCATCCCGCCGCAGCATGACGGCGGCAGCCACAATAGCGGCAGTCCGCCATGCCGCAGCCGCTTTTCTTGACAGGCCCGAAAAACCCGGATGGTCCAGCCGATCCGCTGATCGTGCATCCGGACGTGCGCCGCATGCTTCTGACCATGCGCAGCTTCAATGAAGCGGCCCGCGCCTTCTGCCTCTATGCCTCCATCCAGTCCGACATTGCGCACAAGCATCCGGAAGAGAAGGTGCGCCAGCAGGCCGAAGACCGCCTCGGTCTTTTCACGCCGGTCCTCAAGGGTCACCTCACCGACATCGGCTTCGAGAATACCGTGATGGCGCAGCAGATCTTTGGCGGCCATGGCTTCATTGAGGAAACCGGAGCGTCGCAGTTCGTCCGCGATGCCCGCATCGCCATGATCTATGAAGGCGCGAATGGCATTCAGGCGCTCGATCTGGTTGGCCGCAAACTGATGGCCAATGGCGGTCGCGGCATCATGGCCCTGTTCCAGGAGCTCGGATCCTATATCGAAGCAAACATGGCGGACGAAGCCATGGCTCCCTTCATCCTGCCCTTGAAGGCCGGGGCTGAAGACCTGCAGAAGGCAACCATGTGGTTTGGCGAAAATGCCATGAAAAACCCCGATCATGCCGGAGCCGGGTCTGTCGACTACATGCATCTCTTCGGCACGGTGATGCTCGGCTATATGTGGGCGAAGATGGCCGCCGTCGCACTCAAGAACGAAGATGACAGCCGCAAGGCCTTCTTCGAAACCAAACTGGCGCTGGCCCGTTTCTATATGGAACGCACCATGCCGACGACCGCCATGCGGCGCGACCGGATCATGGTCGGGGCGGACAGCCTGATGGCGATGCCCGCAGAGGCATTCTGACGTCAAACACTTTACCTGATATGCTGCTGCCATATGTCTTTCGCACTCTTGGCGAGACTTCTGGCAGCAGCTTTCGCGCTTGATAGGCAAGGGAAGGAGAGGGCGAAGTGCCCCGACATTCGGTCACACCGGATGGCCCTTGCAACAGGAATTGGGAGGAGACCCTATGGCAGACGCCTTTATTTATGATCATGTGCGCACCCCACGCGGGCGAGGCAAGGTCGATGGATCCTTGCATGAAGTGCCCGCAGTGCAGCTGGCCGCAACGACGCTGAAAGCCATTCGCGATCGCAATGGCCTTGATACCAAGCTGGTGGATGACATTGTGCTGGGCTGCGTTGACCCGATCGGCGAGGCCGGTGGTGTCATTCCGCGTGCAGCCGCTTTTGCCGCCGAGTATGAGCAGTCCGTGCCCGGTATTCAGGTCAACCGTTTCTGTGCCTCGGGCCTTGATGCCATCAACATGGCTGCCAGCCAGATCATGGCCGGTGCTCATGACATGACCATCGGCGGCGGCGTGGAAGCCATGTCGCGCCTCGGTCTTGGCTCTTCGGGTGGCGCATGGTTCATGGACCCCGGCGTCAATGTCCCCGCCTTCTTCATGCCGCAGGGCGTCTCCGCCGACCTCATCGCCACCAAATACGGCTTCACCCGTGAGCAGGCGGATGAACTGTCGGTCGAGAGCCAGAAGCGCGCCGCCAATGCGTGGGAGAAGGGCTACTTCTCCAAATCCGTGACCCCGGTCACCGATATCAACGGTGCGCTGATCCTCGATCATGACGAGCATATGCGCCCCGGCACGACGGTCGAAAACCTCGCAGGCCTCAATCCATCCTTCGCCATGATCGGCGAGATGGGCGGCTTCAACGCCGTCGCCATGGAGCGCTACCCGGAACTCGAAGGCATCAACCACATCCACCATGCGGGCAACTCGTCCGGCATCGTTGATGGCGCGGCCGCCGTGCTGATCGGCAACGAGGACGCAGGCAAGGCCGCTGGTCTGAAGCCCCGCGCCCGCATTCGTGCCTTCGCCAATATCGGCTCCGAGCCGGCCCTCATGCTGACCGGCCCGACCGACGTTACCGACAAGGTGCTGAAGCGTGCGGGCATGAATTTCGCCGACCTCGACCTCATCGAGATCAACGAGGCCTTCGCCTCCGTCGTGCTGCGTTTCATGCAGTATTTCCAAGCTGATCCGGCCAAGGTGAATGTCAATGGCGGCGCCATTGCCATGGGCCATCCGCTCGGTGCGACCGGCGCGATGATCCTCGGAACCGTGCTTGATGAGCTGGAACGGCAGGACAAGAACACCGCCCTCGTCACCTTGTGCATCGGCGCAGGCATGGGCACTGCCACCATCATCGAGCGCGTATAAGGGAGGGGAGAGATATGTCCGATTACACCAATTTCAAACTCGACATCGACGCGGACGGCATTGCGACCCTCACCTGGGATATGCCCGACCGATCCATGAATGTCTTCACCGCCGAGGCCATCCTTGAGCTCGATAAGGTGATTGACGACATCACAGCCAATGAGGCCATCAAGGGCGTCGTGGTCACCTCCGGCAAGGACCAGTTCTCCGGTGGTGCCGACCTCACCATGCTGCAGGGCCTCTTGGGTCAGTACCAGAAGGCCCGCGCCGAGAAGGGCGAGACGGCAGCCGCGACCGAGCTGTTCGAGGAAAGCCGTCGCCTCAGCGTCACCTTCCGCAAGCTGGAGACCTCCGGTAAGCCATGGGTCGCCGCTCTCAACGGCACCGCAGCGGGCGGCGCCTGCGAACTGGCACTCTCCTGCCATGGTCGCGTGATGGTCGACAAGGACAGCGCCAAGCTGGGCCTGCCGGAAGTCAAGGTCGGCCTCTTCCCCGGCGCTGGTGGCACCACCCGCATCCTCAGAATGATGGACACGCAGGCTGGTCTT
Protein-coding regions in this window:
- a CDS encoding ATP-binding protein produces the protein MDLERLDFDLAPLVESVRGLMQTQARLKRLALKTRIAPGTPTQLQGDPTRLRQVLVNLVSNAIKFTDHGRVDLSVETALPGTADQAQGNDASGVTLLFTVRDTGIGISSAKVDHIFNAFSQADGSITRLYGGSGLGLAICKHIVSLMGGRIWTESVPGEGSTFFFTAHFALCVSMAPALGAQPQRQPDAAPGTPPMTQSLPHRPCASCWLRTPQANVRLAEIYLRKLGHSCVVANNGQAALQALAAERFDVVLMDLEMPEMDGLEATRRIRRGKVAKDVPIIAMTAHALVEFRSQSHDSGMNDYLTKPLALQALDEALRRNAPHGDNTPDMQA
- a CDS encoding acetyl-CoA C-acetyltransferase, which codes for MADAFIYDHVRTPRGRGKVDGSLHEVPAVQLAATTLKAIRDRNGLDTKLVDDIVLGCVDPIGEAGGVIPRAAAFAAEYEQSVPGIQVNRFCASGLDAINMAASQIMAGAHDMTIGGGVEAMSRLGLGSSGGAWFMDPGVNVPAFFMPQGVSADLIATKYGFTREQADELSVESQKRAANAWEKGYFSKSVTPVTDINGALILDHDEHMRPGTTVENLAGLNPSFAMIGEMGGFNAVAMERYPELEGINHIHHAGNSSGIVDGAAAVLIGNEDAGKAAGLKPRARIRAFANIGSEPALMLTGPTDVTDKVLKRAGMNFADLDLIEINEAFASVVLRFMQYFQADPAKVNVNGGAIAMGHPLGATGAMILGTVLDELERQDKNTALVTLCIGAGMGTATIIERV